The sequence GTCTTGACCTGCTGGCGCGAGATGCCGGACCTCCCGAAGGACTACTCGGTGCTGCTCGGGGAGCGGCCCTTCGACGGGCCTCCCCCGCGCGAGACGCACGAGGTCAACGACGAGGTGGCGTTCCGGAAGGCCGTGGACGCGCAGGTCCACAAGGAGCGGAGAGGGGGGAAGTGGAAGCGCATCCTCCTCTCCTTCCTGCTGTTCCCCTGTGTGGTCGGCCTCATCGGCGCCTCGCTCCAGCCGCTCGTGGGGGACTGGTCGACGCTGGGAGCCCTGGCCGGGTATGTCGGCTTCGTCTGGCTGTGCACCGGACCGTGGCGCCGTGGGACGCAGCGCCTCGCGGAACAGCGCTTCCGGGAGCAGTGGCCGGCGTACTGGCGTGAGGCGCTCGCCGTCCACTCGGAGCATGCCGCCTGGCCGGAGCAGGAGCGCGAGCGGGTGGCGTGGACCCGAAGAGTCGTTGCCGGAGAGCCCGAGGCCGTCATGGACTCCGTGCAGCGCGAATTGGAGGCACTGGAGCTTCCCTTCGAGTCCCGGTGTGACTTCCGCTTCGAGGACGCGGAGCACGCGCTCATCGTGCTGGACCTTCCCGAAATCGACGACGTCGTCGACGAGCTGGTGCAGCACATGAAGTGGGACGGGACGATGGAGGAGAAGGGCCGGCGCACCCGGGTGGAGCGCAACGAGGAGTACCTGCGGCTGGTGGTGGGCCTGGGGATGCTGGTGACGCGGACCGTCTTCATGGCCGCGCCCACGCTGCGCCAGGTCAAGCTGGCCGCCTACACCCAGCGGCGCAAGAGTGGCAGCGGCATCCTCGAGTCCGAGTTCGTCTACGAGGTCGTCTTCAGCCGCGAGGACGCCACCTGGGACCCGAAGTCGGTGGAGCCGATTTACGTGCTCGACGCGCCCGCGAATCGCTTCTACCTGGGGCCCGACAAGAAGCTGACGCGAATCGACCCGCCCTCGTGGTGGGCCACGCTCTCGCAAGCGTGACGACGTGGGGCGGGACCGCACGGATGCGGTGCCCGCCTCTCGCCCTCATGACGTCCGCACACCGCGAGCCTCTGGAGGCTCGCGGAAGGGACGCTCGATTCTGGCAGGTGCGCGCCTCGAAGCTCAGCCGGCCCGCGTCTTGCGCCGTGCGCTCAGCGCCGCGAGGAGCAGCAGTCCCAGCGGGCCGGCGAAGCCCGCCCCCGTCGACGCACAGCCACCGTCGTCCTTCGCGTCCGACGGTGGCTGGGGCTGGACTCCCGAGTCCGCCTGCGTGCCCGTGCCCGAGTCGGGAGCTCCAGCGTCCGCCGTTCCCGCATCCGGAGGAGTGCCCGCATCGGGCCCTTCCGCTCCGGGTGCTGGCGGGTCTCCATACGCGCCGATGTGCGCCGGCTCGACGCGGGCACGTCGCTCGCCGGCGGTGTGCTTCACGTACTGCCAGTCCACCGGGTGGCTGTTGGCCTCGGCGGGAGGTGCCACCGCCTTGCCTCTCAGCGCGGAGCCGTTGGTCAGGTGGAAGTCCTGGCCCGCGAGGTTGACGAAGCCCGGGTCGGTACCAGTGACGTTGCCGCCGGTGTCCACCACGGAGCCGGTGACGGTGCCGAAGCTGGACTTGTAGCCGGGCTTGTACCAGTTGCCACCGTGGCGCAGCGTGCCCGCCGCGTCGGTGAGGGACAGCGTGTTGCCATCGGTCGTCACCACCACCGCGTTGTCCGTCACGTATGCCGTCTGCGAGTTGTCGGACAGGCGCAGCAGCGTGGTGCGGTCCGTGCGCGTGGACACCACGGTGTTGTGGAAGAAGTAGAGATTGCTTCGATAGGTCGAGGTGTCGCCGTTGTCTCCGCCGAAGTGGACGATTTGCCGGTTGCCCGCGCCGTCCGGCTCCAGCAGCACGTTGCCGTAGACGAACGTCTGGGCATACGACGGGTCCGCGCGCAGCGTGGCGCTGTCGGACTCGACCAGGTCCAACTGACGGTTGCCGCCCTCAATCCAGTTGTAGCGAATGACGGTGCCGGCCGACCGGTCCTTCAGGTTGTTGCCCGGGCAGTCCGAGCACAGCGGTCCGAAGTGATTGAACTGATATGTGATTCCGAGCGCCTCGGTGTACGCGTTGTGCTCGTAGATGCTGCCCGGGTTGCCGTTGCCGCGGATGTCATTGCTCTCGACGGTGACGTCGGACGTGCCGTTGGCGATGAACA comes from Pyxidicoccus parkwaysis and encodes:
- a CDS encoding right-handed parallel beta-helix repeat-containing protein, with translation MHLPRTHIALLVLLPSLAAQATEYRVGPDQPYTSIGAVPWESLAPGDTVLIHARSTPYAEKWVLGRRGTAAAPITVRGVKDAAGNLPVILGEGATTRSQLNYWGEERGILKIGGSNSPADTLPAYLVVENLHLRRARGAFTGRNGASTYATNAAAIYIEKGEHITLRGCVLEDSGNGLFIANGTSDVTVESNDIRGNGNPGSIYEHNAYTEALGITYQFNHFGPLCSDCPGNNLKDRSAGTVIRYNWIEGGNRQLDLVESDSATLRADPSYAQTFVYGNVLLEPDGAGNRQIVHFGGDNGDTSTYRSNLYFFHNTVVSTRTDRTTLLRLSDNSQTAYVTDNAVVVTTDGNTLSLTDAAGTLRHGGNWYKPGYKSSFGTVTGSVVDTGGNVTGTDPGFVNLAGQDFHLTNGSALRGKAVAPPAEANSHPVDWQYVKHTAGERRARVEPAHIGAYGDPPAPGAEGPDAGTPPDAGTADAGAPDSGTGTQADSGVQPQPPSDAKDDGGCASTGAGFAGPLGLLLLAALSARRKTRAG